From the Simplicispira suum genome, the window GGCTCATTGCGGCTCGCCCCGTTCCAGCTCTATGTCGGACATCGGATAGGCCACGCAAGGCAGAACGCAGCCCGCCTGCAGCTCTTCGGTGGTCAGGCCCGGCCATTCCATCGCGTAGCGCACCTCGCCGGCCACCAAATGGCCGATGCAAGTGCGGCAGGTGCCGCTGCGGCACGAACTCGGCCAGTCGATTCCGCCTTGCTCGATGGACAGCAGCAGCGGCTGCTCGGGCCAGGCGTCGCAACTGGCGCCTTCGGGGAGCACCTGAGCGGTGAAAAACGGAAGCTGGGGTGGAAGCAGTGAAGTGGTCATGCGGCAGAGCTGTACGGGCGCTGCAGCAGGGCAGCGGAAAACGAGAGGTTCAAGGCGCGCGGCCGAACACCAGGAGCAGGTTGTTGGCTGGCATGGCGTGGCGCTGCAGGAGTTCAAGCCCGACCCGCTGCGCTTCGTGGCGAACCTCTTGCAGTCGACGCAGTCCCCAGGCGGGGTCGCGCTCGCGCAGGCTGGCATCAAAGGCGAGGTTGCCGGGCGCCGTGAGCACGTCGTCCTCCAGGTAGGGGCCGTAGGTGACGAGTCGGCCGTTCGGGGCAAGGTGGCGCGCGGCGCCCTGCATCAAGCCTGCGCAGCAGGCCCAGGGGGCGATGTGCAGCATGTTGGCGCAGTAGATCAGGTCGAAGGGCTGCGTGAAGGCTGGGCCTTGGGCGGGCCAGTGCGGTGCACGCACGTCGAGCTGCACCGGCGCGCGCACATTGCCTGCTCCGGTTTGCGCTGCCCACGCACGGATGGAATCAAAAGCATCTTCCTGCCAGTCGCTGGGCTGCCAGCGCCAGCCAGGCAGGGCCGCAGCAAAGCAGGCGGCGTGCTGGCCGGTGCCGCTGGCAATCTCCAGCGCCTCGCCGCTGGGAGCGAGCAAAGCATGCAGCCGCTCCAGGATGGGGGCGCTGTTGCGCTCAGCGGCTGGACTGTATTGCGGCAAACTCATAAATACCAATAAAAACCGGCTCTAGCGCAATGTAGTAAAAGGAATATAGCTATATAAAGCATAGCTAAATGGGCGGGTAAAGCGTGAACATCGGGCGTCTTGCTGCGCAAAAAACAGGCGCTGACAAAGAAACCCATGCAGAGCACCCACTTGCGCGCCCCATACCGGGCTTACCCCAAGTTATCCCCAGGATTGTCCCTTGAACGCGGGGACAAGTGGCGGCTCCAGATGCTTGCCGGGGTGCGTAAATTTTCAGCGCCGTAATAAATAGTGTTAAAAATCAACGGCTTATGAGATTCGTACAGTGCCTATCCCGGCTTATCCACACGATTGTCCAAGTTTTACAGGGACAAGGAAGGCAGTGCTTTACGGCGCGACGGTCACACCTTTCCAGAACGCCACGCGCCCGCGAATCTGCTCCGCTTCGGGCTTGGGGTCGGCGTAGGTCCAGGCGGCGTCAGGGTTCATTTCACCGTCCACCAAAAGAGAGAAATAGGTGGCCTGGCCCTTCCACGGGCACATGGTTTTGTGGTTGCTGAATCCGAAGTGTTCGCGCTTGAGCGCCGATTCGGGAAAGTAGTGGTTGCCTTCCACCAGCACGGTGTCGTCGCTTTCGGCAACGGTCACGCCGTTCCAGACTGCTTTCATGATGCTCCTTGGGGCAGCGCAGGGCTGCGGTGATGTACTAAACGGTTGGGCGACACCGTGTGACGCCGTGGCGGGGATGCTGCCAGAATGCCCGCATGACCACCTTAGCTGATTATTCCCAAGGCGCCGCCTTTGTGCGTGGCCAGTACCTGCCTATTGCCGAGGCGTCCATTCCGATCACCGACTGGGGCTTCCTGCGCTCCGACGCCACCTACGACGTAGTGACGGTGTGGGAGGGGGCGTTTTTTCGGCTCGACGCCCATTTGGAACGCTTTGCGCGCAGCTGCCAGAGTTTTCGCCTCGACCCCGGCCTCTCACCCGCGCAGATCACCGGTGTGCTGGAGCACTGCGTGCGCCTCTCGGGGCTGCGCAGCGCCTATGTCGAGATGATTGCCACGCGCGGACAGCCCCCCTGGGGTTCGCGCGATCCGCGCCAGGCGGTGAACCAGTTCTACGCTTTTGCTGTGCCTTACGTCTGGATTGCCAATGACGCCCAGCGCGAGCGCGGCTTGAATCTGATGGTCAGCGAGGTGCAGCGCATCCCGGCCAGCAGCGTCGATCCGCGCGCCAAGAACTACCACTGGAACGACCTGACCATGGGGCTGTTGGGCGCTCTGGATGCAGGGGGTGACACGGTGGTGCTGACCGACGGCGCCGGCAATGCGGTGGAGGGGCCGGGGTTCAACCTGTTTTGCGTCAACGCGCAGGGCGCGCTGGTCACGCCCGCCGAGGGCGTGCTGGAAGGCATCACCCGGCGCACGGTGATCGAAATTGCGCAGGCGGCCGGTCTGCTGATCGAGCAGCGAGCCCTGCCCGTGCCGGAACTGCGCGGCGCGCGCGAGGCGTTCGTCACCAGCTCGGGTGGCGGCGTGCTGCCCGTCACCCGCATCGATGGTCGGCCCGTGGGCGACGGCCTGGTGGGCCCGGTGACGCAGAAGCTGCTCAGCACCTATTGGGATTGGCACCGCGATCCGCGCTACAGCCGCGTCATCGATTACACGGATTCCGGTTCAATCAAATAGGGCATCGAAGCCTTTTTCCGGGAAGAAACGTCGCTCGCGGTACTGCAGGCACGTGGGGCCGGGCAGGGCGCGTTCACGCACCGCGTGGCGGGCATCGCCGGGGTAGCAGATCACGCGTGTCTCGCCATCGTCAAAGGCCTGCGGCAGGATGGTGGGCGGACGCCGGCACGAAGCCGCTTCGAGCACCTGCTCCACACTGGCGTACCGAGCCAGGTGGGCAAGACTCATGATCTGGGGCGGGGCCAGGTCGATGGCGCCATCGCGGTATTGCTCCAGCGCAGTGCGAGGCGCGATCCACAGCGTGTCCACGGTTTCCTCGTCATCGTGCCGTGCCACCTGGCCGGCAGGGGCGCGTGCCACAAAAAAGCGGGTGTCAAAGCGCCGGGTCGACATGCTGGGCGCCACGGGCGTGATCCAGCGGGACCAGGGCCGCAGAGCGCGCGTCTGCAGGCGCAGGGCCAGGGTCTCCAGCATGTTGGTGAAGGCCTGGCCGCCGCGCAGGCGCTTGCGCGCATCGCTGGCGTCAAGAACCCGGTCTGCGGTCTGGGGTTCGGCCAGAAGCAAGCCGCATTCCTCCAGTGCTTCGCGCAATGCCGCCACGTACAAGGCAACTGCGGTTGCGGGCGTGGTGCCGTCCTCGCTCAGTTGCTGCGCCAGGGTGGAAAGGGGTTGGTCCAGATGGGTCGAGCCATCGGCGAAATGGTCTTCGCGCTCAAGCTTGCCACCGGGAAAAACATAAATGCCAGCCATGTTTGACGCCTTGGCATGGCGCCGCAGCAGCAGCACCTGCATGCCCGCAGCGCCGTCCTGCAGCAGCACGACGCTGGCTGAGTCGCGTGGAGATTCCTGACTGGTAGGTGGGGCAGCGTGCATGCGGCAGGGGGGATCAAAGCGCACAGTCTCGCACGGCAACCGGTGCCGCACCTTTTTCCACGTAAAGTACGCCTTGATACAAATTGTCGATCAGGAGAAAAAGCAATGCAGTTGGATTTCAAAGGCCGAGTGGCCATCGTGACCGGAGCGGGCGGCGGTCTGGGGCGCGCGCATGCGCTGGCGCTGGCCGCACGCGGCGCACGCGTGCTCGTCAATGACCTGGGTGGCGGGGTGCATGGCGAAGGAGGTTCTGTGAGCGCTGCCCAGGCGGTGGTGCAGGAGATTCATGCCGCTGGCGGTGAGGCGCTGTCCAATGGCGCCTCAGTCACCGACTTTGACGCCGTGCAGGCCATGGTGCAGCAGGCCATTGATGCCTGGGGCCGGGTGGATGTGCTGGTGAACAATGCCGGCATCCTGCGCGACAAGAGCTTTGCCAAGATGGACCTGCAGGACTTTCGCACCGTGCTTGATGTGCACCTGATGGGCGCGGTCCACTGTTGCAAGGCGGTTTGGCCCCACATGACAGCGCAGGAATACGGCCGCATTGTGATGACGACTTCGTCCACCGGTCTGTACGGCAACTTTGGCCAGAGCAACTATGGCGCGGCCAAGCTCGCGCTCGTCGGCCTCATGCAGACGCTGGCGCTGGAGGGGGCCAAGCACCACATCCATGTCAACGCCCTGGCGCCCACGGCCGCCACACGCATGACCGAGGGCTTGATGCCCGAAGAAATCCTTGCCATGCTGCAGCCCGAAGCGGTCGTCCCGGCCATGCTGGTGCTGGCGCACGAGACGGCGCCCACGCGCACCACGCTGTGCGCCGGTGCCGGCAGCTTCGAGGCCGCGCACGTCACGATGACGCAGGGCATTTTCGTCGGCACCGGACCCGACGCGCCTGAGCAGCTCGCCGCCCGCCTGGCCGAAGTGACGGCACGCGCTGGTGACACCGTCCCCGGCAGCGGTGCCGCTCAGGGCGCGCTGGAGGTGCAGAAGGCCATGGCAGCGCGCAGCTGAACCGATCGAGGGCGCGAATTTCCTTGCCGCAGCGCGGAGCCGGGCAGCGTGCTAAGTTCTGCGCACTTAAAAAACAGCCAACGGCACGTAATTTCATGAGCTCCCTCCAGGACGCAATCCGCGCGCAGCCACTCTCCGGCATTCGCCGCGGCATTGAAAAAGAGGGTTTGCGCGTGCAGCCCACAGGCGAGCTGGCACTGACGCCCCATTCGGCCAAGCTGGGCTCGGCGCTCACCCACCCGCACATCACCACCGACTACTGCGAATCGCAGATTGAGCTGGTAACCGGCGCGCACCTGGCCATTGACGATTGCCTGGGTGAGTTGACGCGCATCCACCAGTTTGTGCACCACACGCTGGCGGCCATGGGCGACGAACGCCTGTGGGCGTCCAGCATGCCATGCCGATTGCCCACCGATGAGACGATTCCGCTGGCGCGTTATGGCAGCTCGAACGTAGGACGCGCCAAGAGCGTCTACCGAATGGGTCTGGGCCACCGCTATGGGCGGCGCATGCAGACCATTTGCGGCATTCATTACAACTGGTCCATGCCGGGGGTTACCAGCGAGCAGTATTTCGCGCTGATCCGCAATTTCCGCCGACACGCCTTTGTCCTGCTGTACCTGTTTGGTGCGTCGCCCGCGCTGTGCTCCTGCTTTGCCCAGGGCCGGCCGCACGCCCTGCAGCCGCTCGAGCCCGACGCTTTGTTTCTGCCGCACGCCACGTCGCTGCGCATGGGGCGCCTGGGTTACCAGAGCGACGCGCAGGCCACGCTGGCGGTGAGCTACAACGGGCTTGATGGCTATGCGCAATCGCTGCAGCAGGCGCTGACCCAACCCTATCCCGCTTACGAGGCGGTGGGTATACGCAATCCCGGTGGTGATTACAACCAGCTGGGTACCAGCCTGCTGCAGATTGAAAACGAGTTCTACGGCACCATCCGTCCCAAGCGGGTGATCCGTCCCGGCGAGCGTCCGCTGCATGCCCTGCGCGAACGCGGCGTCGAATACGTCGAAGTGCGCTTGATGGACCTCGATCCCTTCATTCCGGTCGGCATCACGGCCGAGACCATGCGGCTGCTGGATGTGTTTTTGCTGCACTGTCTGCTCTCGGACAGTCCGCACGACACGCCGGACGAGATCACCGAGATCAAGCACAACCAGCACCTGACGGCGGCGCGGGGGCGCGAGCCGGGACTGTGGTTGCTGCGCGGCGGGCGTTCGGTGCCTTTGGTCGAATGGGCGGCCGAAGTGCTGGAGGCATGCACTCCGTATGCAGCGGCCCTCGACGCAACGCACGGAGAAGCGGGCTATGCCACAGCACTGGCCAACGCCCGCGCGACCCTTGCTGCACCCGAGACGACGCCCTCGGCGCGCATTCTTCAGGCGATGGCGCAGCAGCCGGAGCGCGGATTTGTGGGGTTTGCTGCCGCGTGTTCGGCACGCGCGCGCGACGCACTGCTGGCCCTGCCCTGGAGTCCTGAGAATCAGGCGCGCTTTGAAGCCATGGCGGCAGCGTCCTGGGAGGCGCAAAAGGCCATTGAGGCGGCTGACACCCAGTCTTTCGAAGACTGGCGCGTG encodes:
- a CDS encoding 2Fe-2S iron-sulfur cluster-binding protein, whose amino-acid sequence is MTTSLLPPQLPFFTAQVLPEGASCDAWPEQPLLLSIEQGGIDWPSSCRSGTCRTCIGHLVAGEVRYAMEWPGLTTEELQAGCVLPCVAYPMSDIELERGEPQ
- a CDS encoding DUF938 domain-containing protein; this encodes MSLPQYSPAAERNSAPILERLHALLAPSGEALEIASGTGQHAACFAAALPGWRWQPSDWQEDAFDSIRAWAAQTGAGNVRAPVQLDVRAPHWPAQGPAFTQPFDLIYCANMLHIAPWACCAGLMQGAARHLAPNGRLVTYGPYLEDDVLTAPGNLAFDASLRERDPAWGLRRLQEVRHEAQRVGLELLQRHAMPANNLLLVFGRAP
- a CDS encoding DUF427 domain-containing protein; the encoded protein is MKAVWNGVTVAESDDTVLVEGNHYFPESALKREHFGFSNHKTMCPWKGQATYFSLLVDGEMNPDAAWTYADPKPEAEQIRGRVAFWKGVTVAP
- a CDS encoding aminotransferase class IV — its product is MTTLADYSQGAAFVRGQYLPIAEASIPITDWGFLRSDATYDVVTVWEGAFFRLDAHLERFARSCQSFRLDPGLSPAQITGVLEHCVRLSGLRSAYVEMIATRGQPPWGSRDPRQAVNQFYAFAVPYVWIANDAQRERGLNLMVSEVQRIPASSVDPRAKNYHWNDLTMGLLGALDAGGDTVVLTDGAGNAVEGPGFNLFCVNAQGALVTPAEGVLEGITRRTVIEIAQAAGLLIEQRALPVPELRGAREAFVTSSGGGVLPVTRIDGRPVGDGLVGPVTQKLLSTYWDWHRDPRYSRVIDYTDSGSIK
- a CDS encoding NUDIX hydrolase, with translation MHAAPPTSQESPRDSASVVLLQDGAAGMQVLLLRRHAKASNMAGIYVFPGGKLEREDHFADGSTHLDQPLSTLAQQLSEDGTTPATAVALYVAALREALEECGLLLAEPQTADRVLDASDARKRLRGGQAFTNMLETLALRLQTRALRPWSRWITPVAPSMSTRRFDTRFFVARAPAGQVARHDDEETVDTLWIAPRTALEQYRDGAIDLAPPQIMSLAHLARYASVEQVLEAASCRRPPTILPQAFDDGETRVICYPGDARHAVRERALPGPTCLQYRERRFFPEKGFDALFD
- a CDS encoding SDR family NAD(P)-dependent oxidoreductase, producing MQLDFKGRVAIVTGAGGGLGRAHALALAARGARVLVNDLGGGVHGEGGSVSAAQAVVQEIHAAGGEALSNGASVTDFDAVQAMVQQAIDAWGRVDVLVNNAGILRDKSFAKMDLQDFRTVLDVHLMGAVHCCKAVWPHMTAQEYGRIVMTTSSTGLYGNFGQSNYGAAKLALVGLMQTLALEGAKHHIHVNALAPTAATRMTEGLMPEEILAMLQPEAVVPAMLVLAHETAPTRTTLCAGAGSFEAAHVTMTQGIFVGTGPDAPEQLAARLAEVTARAGDTVPGSGAAQGALEVQKAMAARS
- the gshA gene encoding glutamate--cysteine ligase, whose product is MSSLQDAIRAQPLSGIRRGIEKEGLRVQPTGELALTPHSAKLGSALTHPHITTDYCESQIELVTGAHLAIDDCLGELTRIHQFVHHTLAAMGDERLWASSMPCRLPTDETIPLARYGSSNVGRAKSVYRMGLGHRYGRRMQTICGIHYNWSMPGVTSEQYFALIRNFRRHAFVLLYLFGASPALCSCFAQGRPHALQPLEPDALFLPHATSLRMGRLGYQSDAQATLAVSYNGLDGYAQSLQQALTQPYPAYEAVGIRNPGGDYNQLGTSLLQIENEFYGTIRPKRVIRPGERPLHALRERGVEYVEVRLMDLDPFIPVGITAETMRLLDVFLLHCLLSDSPHDTPDEITEIKHNQHLTAARGREPGLWLLRGGRSVPLVEWAAEVLEACTPYAAALDATHGEAGYATALANARATLAAPETTPSARILQAMAQQPERGFVGFAAACSARARDALLALPWSPENQARFEAMAAASWEAQKAIEAADTQSFEDWRVEYMLEKNLD